The following are encoded together in the Alteromonas gilva genome:
- a CDS encoding carboxylesterase/lipase family protein → MAFSVTAKQQDLNPTKVVTTSNGEIQGSMVTPDIQAFLGIPYAAPPVRDLRWRDPQPVSSWQGVYHADQFGPQCMQPQRGIMTNQYSGSEVTSEDCLYLNVWAKTGIEKAPVIVFIHGGGFFIGAGSMPLYGGEQVAQHGAVFVNLNYRVGPLGFLAHPELTNESSHSTSGNYGFLDQVAALRWVHDNIDKFGGDPANVTIVGQSAGSMSVLALQASPLTKGLFHRAVGMSGALLAATGPFSLRSLDVAENDGIRLQEIWNANNLAELRALPADRLVVPRKPSSPPVGPIVDGYVLPTEISKIFSRKAQNDVPLLVGFTRDEAFGGLGPVDSLADYQKRAAATFGERASEFLALYPASDDRQAISQARAADRDNTIALGMDSWARMQSSYGDAPVYSYMFSRPHVYPDDVIITNLDPASAGAYHTSEVPFWLGTLESFNRFRTLRDWREADRDFSHKMIDSLVAFARTGSPTIEAFNWPQYDPSQPVLLELGDIAKPKPWPAAKKFEFFRAAQRPPKDVEQVRD, encoded by the coding sequence ATGGCATTTTCAGTGACGGCTAAACAGCAAGACCTGAATCCAACGAAAGTGGTTACTACCAGTAACGGTGAAATTCAGGGCTCGATGGTTACGCCAGATATCCAGGCATTTTTGGGTATTCCCTATGCTGCGCCACCGGTCAGGGACTTGCGCTGGCGCGATCCACAGCCGGTGTCCAGTTGGCAGGGGGTGTATCATGCTGATCAATTCGGGCCCCAGTGTATGCAGCCTCAGCGCGGTATTATGACCAATCAATACTCTGGTTCTGAAGTCACCAGCGAAGATTGCTTATACTTAAATGTTTGGGCCAAAACCGGCATCGAGAAAGCCCCGGTCATTGTCTTTATTCATGGTGGTGGTTTCTTTATTGGGGCAGGAAGCATGCCTCTGTATGGTGGTGAACAGGTAGCACAACATGGTGCGGTCTTCGTTAACCTCAACTACCGTGTGGGTCCGCTGGGCTTTCTTGCCCATCCTGAGTTAACCAACGAATCATCACACAGTACCTCAGGCAACTATGGCTTTCTTGATCAGGTTGCCGCGCTACGTTGGGTACATGACAATATCGACAAGTTTGGCGGGGATCCTGCCAATGTCACGATAGTTGGTCAGTCTGCCGGCTCGATGTCAGTATTGGCTTTGCAAGCCAGCCCTTTAACAAAAGGCCTGTTTCATCGCGCTGTTGGAATGAGTGGTGCGCTTCTCGCAGCTACCGGGCCGTTTAGTTTGCGCTCGTTGGATGTGGCTGAAAATGACGGGATCAGGCTGCAAGAAATATGGAATGCAAACAACCTGGCAGAATTGCGTGCCCTGCCTGCTGACCGACTGGTAGTGCCAAGAAAACCGAGCTCGCCACCGGTAGGCCCTATTGTTGATGGCTATGTCCTGCCCACCGAAATCAGCAAAATTTTTAGCCGTAAGGCGCAAAACGACGTACCACTGTTGGTGGGTTTTACCCGCGATGAAGCCTTTGGTGGTCTTGGTCCGGTCGACAGTTTAGCTGACTATCAAAAGCGTGCTGCCGCAACGTTTGGTGAGCGTGCATCAGAGTTTTTAGCGCTGTATCCGGCATCGGATGATCGCCAGGCCATCAGTCAGGCGCGAGCCGCCGACCGTGACAATACGATCGCCTTAGGGATGGATTCCTGGGCACGTATGCAGTCCAGTTATGGTGATGCTCCTGTCTACAGTTATATGTTTTCACGGCCACATGTTTACCCGGATGATGTGATAATTACTAACCTCGATCCAGCCAGCGCTGGTGCCTATCACACTTCAGAAGTGCCCTTTTGGCTTGGCACTCTGGAAAGTTTTAACCGCTTTCGGACCTTGCGCGACTGGCGTGAAGCTGACCGGGACTTTAGTCATAAGATGATAGATTCATTGGTGGCGTTTGCCCGTACAGGCTCGCCTACCATTGAGGCATTCAATTGGCCGCAGTATGATCCGTCACAGCCTGTTTTACTTGAACTGGGTGACATCGCAAAGCCTAAACCCTGGCCAGCCGCGAAAAAGTTCGAATTTTTCAGAGCGGCACAACGCCCGCCCAAAGACGTTGAGCAGGTACGTGACTAG